From Oncorhynchus mykiss isolate Arlee chromosome 25, USDA_OmykA_1.1, whole genome shotgun sequence, a single genomic window includes:
- the LOC110505803 gene encoding leucine-rich repeat-containing protein 57 — MGNSAIKAHLENSQKTGIFQLTGKGLPEFPEELQRLTGNLRTVDLSSNKIEVLPPAIGNFLQMKSLTLNCNKLTSLPDEIGKLKKLETLLLNGNQLTQLPSGVGQLKALRTLSLSGNKFREFPGGLGSLRHLDVLDLSKNHIQAVPAEVAALQAIEINLNQNQISVVSAEVSTCQRLKVLRLEENCLELASIPVSILTSSQVSLLSVEGNLFEVKNMRDLEGYEKYMERFTATKKKFA, encoded by the exons ATGGGGAACAGTGCAATCAAAGCCCATCTGGAAAATTCACAGAAGACTGGGATCTTTCAGCTGACAGGGAAAGGTCTCCCTGAG TTCCCTGAGGAGCTCCAGAGGTTAACTGGAAACCTACGGACTGTAGATCTGTCTTCCAACAAGATTGAAGTGCTGCCTCCCGCCATAGGAAACTTCCTTCAGATGAAGAGTCTGACTTTAAATTGTAATAAACTCA CAAGTCTCCCAGATGAAATTGGGAAGCTTAAGAAACTAGAGACCCTCTTGCTGAACGGGAACCAACTGACGCAGCTCCCTAGCGGTGTAGGACAGTTGAAAGCGTTGCGCACACTCAGCCTGTCTGGGAACAAGTTCCGGGAGTTTCCTGGCGGCCTTGGCTCCCTACGACACCTGGATGTCCTGGACCTGTCCAAGAACCACATCCAGGCTGTGCCTGCTGAGGTAGCGGCCCTGCAGGCCATCGAGATCAATCTCAACCAGAACCAG ATTTCAGTGGTGTCTGCGGAGGTGTCCACCTGCCAGAGGCTAAAGGTGCTGAGACTGGAGGAGAACTGTCTAGAGCTTGCCTCCATCCCTGTGTCCATCCTCACCAGCTCCCAGGTGTCTCTGCTCTCTGTGGAGGGCAACCTGTTCGAGGTGAAAAATATGCGGGACCTGGAAGGGTATGAGAAG TACATGGAGCGCTTCACTGCAACCAAGAAGAAGTTTGCCTGA